Proteins encoded by one window of Chondromyces crocatus:
- the ftsW gene encoding putative lipid II flippase FtsW: MSIWSRFRAGDGGKKGAQRSAPAAGTAQDPGRRGNVLLASKSPEAPVEERSTDESVAATESIRRRTGPVDAVLAATVIALIGFGVVMVYSASAIEATVRYKDAQFFLKRQAVYAVLAVIVMAVASRINYRKIKPFTYPILFSVAAMLLATVAGLGHRAGNAYRWLALGPVHVQPAELAKLGIVLWLAYSLSKKRDQIRSFSVGFLPHLLVVGVLMLLCLKQPDFGSAMVLLFLTFTLLFVAGARIPYIAAFSALLALAAAALVRFSGYRYARYLAWIDMESNRADLAYQPFQSVMSFGSGGVSGLGLGRGLQVLYLPEAHTDFISAIVGEELGFLGIVALCCAYLVIVARGVKAALAADDDYGSFIAFGIATLFGVQAMVNLSVAMAILPTKGLTLPLVSYGGSSLIVNALGAGILLSISRSPGTESTTASPREAARLSNSGVVGVAAVSRDAA; encoded by the coding sequence ATGAGCATCTGGAGTCGCTTTCGCGCAGGCGATGGCGGCAAGAAAGGCGCGCAACGCAGCGCACCGGCGGCTGGGACTGCGCAAGACCCAGGCCGACGTGGCAACGTGCTGCTGGCGTCGAAGTCGCCCGAAGCGCCGGTCGAGGAGCGCTCCACAGACGAGAGCGTGGCCGCGACCGAGAGCATCCGGCGCCGGACGGGACCCGTCGACGCCGTCCTTGCCGCCACCGTGATCGCGCTGATCGGCTTCGGTGTGGTGATGGTCTACAGCGCCAGCGCGATCGAGGCCACGGTCCGGTACAAGGACGCGCAGTTCTTCCTCAAGCGTCAGGCCGTCTACGCCGTCCTCGCCGTCATCGTGATGGCCGTCGCCAGCCGGATCAACTACCGGAAGATCAAGCCGTTCACATACCCCATCCTGTTCTCCGTCGCGGCGATGCTGCTGGCCACCGTGGCTGGTTTGGGCCACAGGGCGGGCAACGCCTACCGATGGCTGGCCCTCGGGCCCGTCCACGTACAGCCTGCCGAGCTGGCCAAGCTCGGAATCGTGCTCTGGCTGGCCTACTCGCTTTCGAAGAAGCGAGATCAGATCCGCTCGTTCTCCGTCGGCTTCCTCCCGCACCTCCTCGTCGTCGGCGTGCTGATGTTGCTTTGCCTCAAGCAGCCGGACTTCGGGAGCGCGATGGTGCTGCTGTTCCTGACCTTCACGCTGCTCTTCGTCGCTGGCGCAAGGATTCCCTACATCGCAGCGTTCTCCGCGCTCCTTGCTCTCGCTGCGGCAGCGCTGGTTCGGTTCAGCGGTTACCGCTACGCCCGCTACCTGGCGTGGATCGACATGGAGAGCAACCGCGCCGACCTGGCCTACCAGCCGTTTCAGTCCGTCATGAGCTTCGGTTCGGGCGGCGTCTCGGGGCTCGGTCTTGGACGTGGCCTGCAGGTGCTCTACTTGCCGGAGGCGCACACGGACTTCATCTCGGCGATCGTCGGCGAGGAGCTCGGCTTCCTCGGCATCGTCGCGCTGTGCTGTGCGTACCTCGTCATCGTGGCCCGAGGCGTGAAGGCCGCGCTGGCTGCGGACGACGACTACGGGAGCTTCATCGCGTTCGGCATCGCGACGCTGTTCGGTGTCCAGGCGATGGTCAACCTCTCGGTCGCCATGGCCATCCTCCCGACCAAGGGCCTCACGTTGCCACTGGTCAGCTACGGTGGTTCGTCCTTGATCGTGAATGCGCTGGGCGCCGGCATCCTTCTGAGCATCAGCCGCAGCCCAGGGACCGAATCCACGACGGCCTCACCCCGTGAGGCCGCACGGTTGTCGAATTCTGGCGTTGTCGGGGTGGCGGCGGTAAGCAGGGACGCGGCGTGA
- the murG gene encoding undecaprenyldiphospho-muramoylpentapeptide beta-N-acetylglucosaminyltransferase has product MTTIVIAGGGTGGHVFPMIAVGDALRALSSDVQVVYVGTARGLEVQLMGRRGDDLRLLDILPLRGGGARGFARGTVAAMRVLPEARKLIRSLGASAVLSLGGYAGGPVALAARSLGLPIAILEPNSVLGLSNKLLIPLVDRSYINFPETARGLLPWTVRRLGVPLRRSMERAPYQPREGKVSLLVLGGSQGAAALNAAVPLAIACCRQAGLSLDVVHQTGKASEEKVRTLYAQHGQDERTLVTAFIDDVAAALKAADIVVARSGASTLAELCAVGRPSILVPYPHAADDHQMKNARSLERAGGAIVLPQQDASEERLTETITSLVMDAPRRVQMASAAASFGRPDAAARVAADLLALAHETAGRRASGSSTARDESPIPPSAGE; this is encoded by the coding sequence GTGACCACCATCGTGATTGCTGGAGGGGGTACGGGAGGACACGTCTTCCCGATGATCGCCGTTGGCGATGCTCTCCGTGCCCTCTCTTCGGACGTGCAGGTGGTCTACGTGGGCACCGCCCGAGGCCTGGAGGTCCAGCTCATGGGTCGCCGTGGAGACGACCTGCGGCTCCTGGACATCCTCCCCCTCCGAGGCGGAGGGGCTCGAGGCTTCGCTCGAGGGACGGTTGCCGCGATGCGGGTCTTGCCCGAAGCGCGCAAGCTGATTCGAAGCCTCGGAGCGAGCGCGGTCCTGTCGCTGGGCGGTTACGCGGGGGGGCCGGTCGCGCTCGCTGCACGCTCCCTGGGGCTCCCCATCGCCATCCTGGAGCCGAACAGCGTCCTCGGCCTCTCCAACAAGCTGCTCATCCCCCTGGTGGATCGCTCCTACATCAATTTCCCCGAGACCGCGCGTGGGCTTCTCCCCTGGACCGTTCGCCGCCTCGGCGTCCCCCTCCGACGCTCGATGGAGCGAGCGCCCTACCAACCGCGCGAAGGAAAGGTTTCTCTGCTCGTCCTGGGTGGCAGCCAGGGGGCGGCGGCGCTCAACGCGGCGGTCCCCCTCGCGATCGCGTGCTGCCGTCAGGCTGGCCTCTCGCTCGACGTCGTCCATCAGACCGGCAAGGCGTCCGAGGAGAAGGTACGGACGCTCTACGCGCAGCACGGCCAGGACGAGCGCACCCTCGTCACGGCGTTCATCGACGACGTCGCTGCCGCGCTGAAAGCTGCGGACATCGTGGTCGCGCGCTCCGGCGCGTCGACGCTGGCCGAGCTCTGCGCCGTGGGACGCCCCTCGATCCTCGTCCCCTATCCCCACGCGGCGGATGACCACCAGATGAAGAACGCTCGCTCGCTCGAGCGAGCTGGAGGCGCCATCGTCCTCCCACAGCAGGACGCCTCCGAGGAGCGCCTCACGGAGACCATCACGTCACTCGTCATGGACGCGCCGCGGCGAGTCCAGATGGCCAGCGCTGCGGCGAGCTTTGGTCGCCCCGACGCGGCAGCGCGTGTGGCCGCCGATCTGCTCGCCCTCGCGCACGAGACGGCCGGGCGGAGAGCATCTGGTTCGTCGACTGCGCGGGACGAGTCCCCCATCCCACCCTCGGCTGGAGAGTAG
- the murC gene encoding UDP-N-acetylmuramate--L-alanine ligase gives MFRGRVRHIHFVGIGGVGMSGLAEILRSLEFEVSGSDLKEGSTTRRLRTLGVRIDIGHRAENVCGVDVVVYSSAVDPANPELLEARALGIPAIARAEMLAELMRVKYGVAIAGSHGKTTTTSLVATVLRAAGLDPTVVVGGKMAALGSNARLGAGDLLVAEADESDGSFLRLTPTIAVVTNIDPEHLDHHGSHEKLKEAFIEFAARVPFYGLAVLCLDHPHVQDILPRIPRRHVTYGMSPQADYAARGIQFRGLETSFNAYRRGEPLGGFTVRMPGAHNVLNCLATIAVADELEVPLDVTKQALATFGGVARRFSVLGTFGGITLVDDYGHHPAEVRATIEAARRAFPGEDHRVVVAFQPHRYSRTRDLFDEFTRAFNLADVLLMTDIYPAGESPLPGVTAERLLQSIREHGHQDATYVRDKDQLPSVLESMVRPGDVVIALGAGDINAAVRELRTKLEARSGGTAPGSETAEP, from the coding sequence ATGTTTCGCGGCCGCGTCAGGCACATCCATTTCGTGGGCATCGGAGGCGTCGGCATGAGCGGGCTCGCAGAGATCCTGCGCTCGCTCGAGTTCGAGGTCTCCGGTTCCGATCTCAAGGAAGGCTCCACGACCAGGCGCCTCCGCACCCTCGGCGTCCGCATCGACATCGGCCACCGAGCCGAGAACGTGTGCGGCGTCGACGTGGTCGTCTACTCCAGCGCCGTCGACCCCGCCAACCCGGAGCTACTGGAGGCGCGCGCCCTCGGCATCCCGGCGATCGCGCGTGCCGAGATGCTCGCCGAGCTCATGCGGGTCAAGTACGGCGTCGCCATCGCCGGCTCTCACGGCAAGACGACCACCACCTCCCTCGTGGCCACCGTCCTGCGCGCCGCGGGCCTCGATCCGACCGTGGTCGTTGGCGGCAAGATGGCTGCGCTCGGCTCCAATGCCCGCCTGGGGGCAGGGGACCTGCTGGTCGCCGAGGCGGACGAGAGCGACGGATCCTTCCTGCGCCTGACCCCCACCATCGCCGTCGTCACCAACATCGATCCCGAGCACCTCGATCACCACGGCTCTCACGAGAAGCTCAAGGAAGCGTTCATCGAGTTCGCGGCGCGCGTCCCCTTCTACGGCCTCGCCGTCCTCTGCCTCGACCATCCCCATGTGCAGGACATCCTGCCCCGCATCCCTCGACGCCACGTCACCTACGGCATGTCACCCCAGGCCGACTACGCCGCGCGGGGGATCCAGTTCCGGGGCCTGGAGACCAGCTTCAACGCATACCGACGTGGCGAACCCCTCGGCGGCTTCACCGTCAGAATGCCGGGAGCGCACAACGTGCTGAACTGCCTCGCCACCATCGCCGTGGCGGACGAACTCGAGGTCCCCCTCGACGTGACGAAGCAGGCACTTGCGACCTTCGGCGGCGTCGCCCGGCGCTTCTCCGTGCTGGGGACCTTCGGTGGCATCACCCTCGTGGACGACTACGGACACCACCCTGCGGAGGTGCGCGCCACGATCGAGGCCGCGCGCCGCGCCTTCCCCGGCGAGGATCACCGTGTCGTCGTGGCGTTCCAGCCTCACCGCTACAGCAGGACCCGCGATCTCTTCGACGAGTTCACGCGCGCCTTCAACCTGGCGGACGTGCTTCTCATGACGGACATCTACCCTGCCGGAGAGAGCCCCCTCCCGGGCGTGACCGCCGAGCGCTTGCTCCAGTCGATCCGCGAGCATGGCCACCAGGACGCCACCTACGTCCGCGACAAGGACCAGCTCCCCTCCGTGCTGGAGAGCATGGTGCGCCCTGGTGACGTGGTCATCGCGCTCGGCGCTGGCGACATCAACGCGGCCGTGCGCGAACTCAGAACGAAGCTCGAAGCCCGCTCCGGCGGGACGGCACCGG
- a CDS encoding UDP-N-acetylmuramoyl-L-alanyl-D-glutamate--2,6-diaminopimelate ligase, producing MLKPQSTQEISLDALVRSLPHARLVPADAGSVVVSGAQQDSRHVASGDLFIARAGLRLDGSKYINDAVSRGARAVLLEPGALVDSVQIPRIEVANVPLALAAAAHAIYGDPTAHLEVVGITGTNGKTTTAHLVQAVIDHCGGHAGIVGTLGYRFDGLDMPAQHTTPEADALARVAAAMRERGASHLVMEVSSIALAAHRVDHTRFSVAAFTNMTQDHLDYHGTMASYGQAKERLFTDLAPRTAAIQVDEPFGRALAERFQASFAQHPLARISSRIEPSSRVEVAPLHISQDANGTMLEARTPAGNVQVRSPLLGIFNVENLLTALSIAWLLGLDVREAAEALSRPVPVPGRLERCDVPGQDDIMALVDYAHTPDALQRTLASVRGLGSGRIWCVFGCGGDRDAGKRSLMGAAVGAAADIAIVTNDNPRGENPQRIADAILDGLRESDIEVQVQLDRAMAIERAIQSAKAGDLVLIAGKGHEPYQIVGDVTSPFDDREEVRRALTKRRTSRGLNSGPALQGKS from the coding sequence ATGCTCAAGCCTCAGTCCACGCAGGAGATCTCGCTGGACGCGCTCGTGCGAAGCTTGCCCCACGCACGGCTCGTCCCAGCGGATGCTGGCTCTGTCGTCGTCTCGGGCGCGCAGCAGGACTCTCGCCATGTCGCCTCTGGGGACCTCTTCATCGCGCGGGCAGGACTGCGCCTCGATGGAAGCAAATACATCAACGATGCCGTGAGTCGAGGCGCCCGCGCGGTGCTCCTGGAGCCCGGCGCCCTGGTGGACAGCGTCCAGATTCCGCGGATCGAGGTGGCCAACGTCCCGCTGGCCCTGGCGGCTGCTGCTCACGCCATCTACGGCGATCCAACAGCCCACCTGGAGGTCGTCGGGATCACGGGAACGAATGGCAAGACGACGACGGCCCACCTGGTTCAGGCAGTGATCGACCACTGCGGGGGACACGCCGGGATCGTGGGCACGCTGGGTTATCGGTTCGATGGGCTCGACATGCCAGCCCAGCACACCACCCCCGAAGCTGACGCCCTCGCGCGGGTGGCAGCGGCAATGAGGGAGCGTGGTGCGTCCCATCTCGTCATGGAGGTTTCGTCGATCGCGCTGGCTGCGCATCGCGTGGACCACACAAGGTTCTCCGTGGCGGCCTTCACCAACATGACGCAGGACCACCTGGACTACCACGGCACGATGGCGAGCTACGGACAGGCCAAGGAGCGCCTGTTCACCGATCTCGCCCCTCGTACGGCAGCCATTCAGGTTGACGAGCCCTTCGGACGGGCGCTCGCCGAACGATTCCAGGCGTCCTTCGCCCAGCACCCGTTGGCTCGTATCTCATCGCGGATTGAACCTTCATCGCGGGTGGAGGTCGCCCCTTTGCACATCTCCCAGGACGCCAACGGGACCATGCTCGAGGCGAGGACGCCAGCCGGTAACGTGCAAGTTCGGTCCCCGTTGCTCGGCATCTTCAACGTCGAGAACCTGCTGACGGCGCTCTCGATCGCGTGGTTGCTCGGGCTCGATGTCCGGGAAGCAGCGGAAGCGCTCAGCCGTCCCGTTCCAGTTCCGGGCCGTTTGGAACGCTGTGATGTTCCCGGACAGGACGACATCATGGCGCTCGTCGACTATGCCCACACGCCTGACGCACTCCAGCGAACCCTCGCCAGTGTGAGAGGGCTCGGCTCGGGGCGCATCTGGTGTGTCTTTGGCTGTGGTGGTGATCGCGATGCGGGCAAGCGGAGCTTGATGGGCGCTGCCGTGGGGGCCGCCGCCGACATCGCGATTGTGACCAACGACAACCCGCGCGGTGAGAACCCGCAGCGCATCGCTGACGCCATCCTCGACGGGCTACGGGAGAGTGACATCGAGGTCCAGGTGCAGCTGGATCGTGCGATGGCCATCGAGCGTGCCATTCAGAGTGCGAAAGCCGGCGATCTCGTCCTGATCGCTGGCAAGGGCCATGAGCCCTACCAGATCGTGGGTGACGTGACGTCGCCGTTCGATGACCGGGAGGAGGTCAGGCGGGCGCTCACCAAGCGACGAACGAGCCGCGGTCTCAACAGCGGGCCAGCGCTTCAGGGCAAATCATGA
- a CDS encoding penicillin-binding protein: MGILCAVMAAGLGAIVSGAYRIEVEDGPEWFELAERQRQRRLHITPKRGTIFDRNGAPLAESVEVPSVSLDAVEMLRGIEPQYVPMRTTQYAERIAQALHLPVEEVAEKISRRRRFAWLKRRISESEVEAIRALSDRSERHPIRGLVIEGEGRRFYPNRELAGNLLGFVAPDGEGKEGLELSLETQLRGEASEVRGLRDRSGKLIFSETISNEQALAGHNVYLTIDKVIQFTAERELQAALGTYEAHGGSIVIVDPATGEILAMASAPGYNPNDYSNSDPAARRNRCVVDRFEPGSTMKVFTMAAALAAKTISPSASLYCEEGRMAIDNVVIHDTHPAKWLSPTQMLSLSSNIGMAKIGLGLGEQRLYEGFRRFGFGDITGVPLPGESSGVLRPRGRPWVQVETASSSFGQGISVTTLQLAMAMASIANNGRLMEPVLVSQVSDSTGLSLMKASPKVRREVVPGSVARLVSDMLVAVTEGEGTGVEAAIPGFRVAGKTATAQKIDPATGRYTDTHYVASFVGFIPAERPRVSIAVVLDEPMGGTYAGGSVAGPVFRRVGEMVLRHLGVAPRGSDPIKLSEVAKQAGSSGLGGAQETPGQDETEPRPLPTPNSAALRSGGTSVPHVKGLPAREAVRALLSLGLTVSMEGSGRIAHQDPAPGSIVPKGTTVRLVFESPS; this comes from the coding sequence ATGGGGATCCTGTGTGCCGTGATGGCGGCAGGACTGGGCGCGATCGTGAGCGGCGCCTATCGCATCGAAGTCGAGGACGGTCCCGAGTGGTTCGAACTCGCCGAGCGGCAGCGTCAGCGTCGATTGCACATTACCCCCAAGCGCGGCACGATCTTCGATCGAAACGGAGCTCCCCTCGCCGAGAGTGTCGAAGTCCCCAGCGTTTCACTCGATGCCGTGGAAATGCTGCGGGGGATCGAGCCCCAGTACGTCCCCATGCGGACGACACAGTATGCCGAGAGAATCGCTCAGGCGCTTCATCTCCCCGTCGAGGAAGTCGCGGAGAAGATCAGCCGGCGACGGCGTTTTGCGTGGCTGAAGCGGCGTATTTCCGAGAGCGAAGTCGAGGCGATCCGCGCACTGAGCGATCGCAGCGAGCGCCATCCGATTCGAGGGCTGGTGATCGAGGGTGAGGGAAGGCGCTTTTATCCAAACCGGGAACTCGCTGGCAACCTGCTCGGCTTCGTCGCGCCAGACGGTGAAGGGAAGGAAGGGCTCGAACTCAGCCTCGAGACCCAGCTCCGCGGCGAGGCGTCCGAGGTCCGAGGTCTGCGAGATCGCTCTGGAAAACTGATCTTCTCCGAGACCATTTCCAACGAACAGGCCCTCGCTGGTCACAATGTCTATCTCACGATCGATAAGGTGATTCAGTTCACGGCCGAGCGCGAGCTTCAAGCCGCGCTTGGGACCTACGAGGCGCATGGCGGCTCGATTGTCATCGTGGACCCCGCCACGGGTGAGATCCTGGCGATGGCGAGCGCGCCTGGATACAACCCCAACGATTACTCGAACAGCGACCCCGCTGCGCGCAGAAACCGATGTGTCGTCGACCGCTTCGAACCCGGTTCGACCATGAAGGTGTTCACCATGGCGGCGGCGCTCGCCGCGAAGACCATTTCGCCGTCTGCGAGTCTCTATTGCGAAGAGGGGCGCATGGCGATCGATAACGTCGTCATTCACGATACTCATCCCGCGAAGTGGCTCAGCCCGACTCAGATGCTCAGCCTCTCTTCGAACATCGGGATGGCCAAGATCGGCCTGGGGCTTGGCGAGCAGCGCCTGTACGAGGGATTCCGGCGCTTCGGTTTCGGGGACATCACCGGGGTTCCGCTGCCCGGGGAGTCCAGCGGCGTCCTGCGACCTCGTGGACGGCCCTGGGTTCAGGTCGAGACCGCTTCTTCATCCTTCGGGCAGGGCATCAGCGTCACGACACTCCAGCTTGCGATGGCCATGGCCTCGATCGCGAACAACGGACGCCTGATGGAGCCGGTGCTGGTGAGTCAGGTTTCCGACAGCACCGGGCTCTCACTGATGAAGGCGTCTCCCAAGGTTCGTCGCGAGGTGGTCCCTGGGAGCGTGGCTCGTCTGGTCTCGGACATGCTCGTCGCTGTCACCGAGGGGGAGGGCACAGGAGTCGAGGCTGCGATCCCGGGTTTCCGGGTGGCTGGGAAGACGGCCACGGCGCAGAAGATCGACCCGGCGACCGGGAGGTACACCGATACCCACTATGTCGCCTCGTTCGTCGGCTTCATCCCGGCCGAGCGTCCGCGCGTGAGCATCGCTGTGGTCCTGGATGAACCGATGGGTGGCACCTATGCCGGTGGTTCGGTCGCGGGACCCGTGTTTCGACGGGTCGGAGAGATGGTCCTGCGTCACCTGGGCGTCGCGCCCCGAGGCAGCGATCCCATCAAGCTCTCCGAGGTCGCCAAGCAGGCGGGGAGCAGCGGGCTCGGAGGGGCGCAGGAGACCCCTGGCCAGGACGAAACAGAACCCCGACCCCTGCCGACCCCGAACTCGGCCGCCCTTCGAAGTGGCGGGACCAGCGTGCCCCATGTCAAAGGACTGCCCGCCCGTGAAGCGGTGAGGGCGCTCCTGTCACTCGGACTGACCGTGAGCATGGAGGGGTCAGGCCGGATCGCGCACCAAGATCCAGCCCCTGGCAGCATCGTTCCGAAGGGAACGACGGTACGCCTGGTGTTCGAGTCACCCTCTTGA
- the murD gene encoding UDP-N-acetylmuramoyl-L-alanine--D-glutamate ligase, with protein MRHPVDVTGLKVVVVGLGSSGVSAARLLQTKRARVVANDASPRDALSAQARALETAGIELVSGEHPIALFAAADLVVMSPGVPDFPELSAATDRGCEVISEVELASRWLSAPIVLIGGTNGKSTTTELVGAMLKKAGKRVFVGGNLGVPLSEAVGQDFEALVVEISSFQAERSKCLHAKVHALLNVTEDHLDRHHTFEAYADAKGNPFVPMQPEDVAVVPHGDAVVAAQAARGKARIVTFGATPLAQVGVDGPDIVDRSTGSRYPISSLRLRGSHNLTNACAAIAVASSMGVSPDAILATLTSFEGLPHRTVFVAALDGVNFYDDSKGTNVGATVAALSGLPEPKVVLIAGGRDKHGDYGPLVDILRERGRAVILLGEAAERIQHAVGDVLPSRRVKSMQEAVVCAKELALPGDAVLLSPACSSLDMFRDYKARGEAFVHSVRELCAGVDA; from the coding sequence GTGAGGCATCCGGTGGACGTAACTGGCCTGAAGGTCGTGGTGGTTGGCCTGGGAAGCAGCGGCGTGTCGGCGGCGCGGCTTCTGCAGACCAAAAGGGCTCGTGTCGTCGCGAACGACGCGTCTCCGCGAGACGCGCTGTCAGCACAGGCGCGGGCTCTGGAGACAGCTGGCATCGAGCTGGTCTCGGGAGAGCACCCCATCGCGCTTTTCGCCGCGGCGGACCTGGTGGTGATGTCTCCGGGGGTCCCTGATTTCCCGGAGCTTTCGGCCGCGACCGATCGTGGCTGCGAGGTGATCAGCGAAGTCGAGCTTGCCTCCCGCTGGCTCTCGGCACCGATCGTCTTGATCGGCGGCACCAACGGGAAGAGCACCACCACCGAGCTCGTCGGCGCGATGTTGAAGAAGGCAGGAAAGCGCGTTTTCGTGGGGGGAAACCTCGGTGTCCCTCTGAGCGAAGCGGTGGGGCAGGATTTCGAGGCGCTCGTCGTGGAGATCTCGAGCTTCCAGGCCGAGCGCTCGAAGTGCCTGCATGCGAAGGTCCACGCCCTCCTCAACGTCACCGAGGACCACCTCGATCGACACCACACCTTCGAAGCCTACGCGGACGCAAAGGGGAACCCGTTCGTTCCGATGCAGCCCGAAGATGTTGCCGTCGTCCCGCACGGTGATGCGGTCGTCGCGGCGCAGGCGGCTCGTGGCAAGGCGAGGATCGTCACCTTCGGCGCCACGCCGCTCGCTCAGGTGGGGGTGGACGGACCCGATATCGTCGATCGCTCGACGGGGAGCCGCTATCCGATCTCCTCACTCCGCTTGCGGGGCTCCCACAACCTCACCAACGCCTGCGCCGCGATCGCCGTCGCCTCGAGCATGGGCGTCTCGCCAGATGCCATCCTGGCCACGCTGACTTCCTTCGAAGGGTTGCCGCATCGCACCGTCTTCGTGGCGGCGCTCGATGGCGTGAACTTCTATGACGACTCCAAGGGCACGAACGTCGGCGCGACGGTCGCGGCACTTTCTGGACTTCCCGAGCCGAAGGTGGTCTTGATTGCCGGCGGGCGGGACAAGCACGGAGACTACGGGCCGTTGGTGGACATCCTACGAGAGCGGGGTCGCGCAGTGATCCTCCTCGGGGAGGCCGCGGAGCGCATCCAGCATGCCGTGGGTGACGTGCTCCCAAGCCGCCGTGTGAAGAGCATGCAGGAGGCGGTCGTGTGCGCCAAGGAACTCGCCCTGCCAGGGGACGCCGTGCTTCTGAGCCCTGCGTGTTCGAGCCTCGACATGTTCCGGGACTACAAGGCCCGTGGGGAGGCGTTCGTGCACTCGGTTCGTGAGCTTTGCGCAGGAGTGGACGCATGA
- the mraY gene encoding phospho-N-acetylmuramoyl-pentapeptide-transferase — MIYELFYPLKFHYGWLRWLNVLRYIPFRTIMATITAMLLTFVLAPWFIRELRRKQIGQVVRTEGPETHRIKAGTPTMGGALILLSLLLPTVLWADLRNPFVLATTAVTAGYGVIGYLDDYLKIKKKSTGGLPGRYKLIGQLLIGGAAIIYTFVITDKIPADWAAIKTRLSVPFVAFSKFPIDLPLWVYVPFAVLVVVATSNAVNLTDGLDGLAIGPVMINAGTYLILAYVAGASIANFSLATYLDIPKIASAGELSVYCGAVIGAGIGFLWYNTYPAQLFMGDVGALALGGGLGMLAVFTKNELLSIFLGGVFFVETVSVITQVVSFKLTGRRVFLMAPIHHHYEKKGWAEPKIIVRFWIISILLALVSLASMKLR, encoded by the coding sequence ATGATTTACGAGCTCTTCTACCCTCTGAAGTTCCACTACGGGTGGCTTCGCTGGCTGAACGTCCTTCGGTACATCCCGTTCAGGACCATCATGGCGACGATCACCGCCATGCTCCTGACCTTCGTGCTCGCTCCCTGGTTCATCCGTGAGCTGAGGCGCAAGCAGATCGGTCAGGTGGTGCGCACCGAGGGCCCGGAGACGCACCGGATCAAAGCGGGTACGCCCACGATGGGTGGGGCCCTCATCTTGCTGTCGCTTCTTCTTCCCACGGTCCTGTGGGCCGACCTGCGTAACCCGTTCGTCCTGGCAACGACTGCCGTCACTGCGGGCTACGGCGTGATCGGTTACCTGGACGACTATCTCAAGATCAAGAAGAAGAGCACTGGCGGGCTCCCGGGCCGCTACAAGCTCATCGGCCAGCTGCTCATCGGTGGTGCAGCGATCATCTACACATTCGTGATCACCGACAAGATCCCGGCCGACTGGGCCGCGATCAAGACACGCCTCTCCGTGCCCTTCGTGGCCTTCTCCAAGTTCCCGATCGACCTTCCCCTCTGGGTCTATGTCCCGTTCGCTGTACTGGTCGTGGTGGCCACCAGCAACGCCGTGAACCTCACGGACGGTCTGGATGGGCTGGCCATCGGTCCCGTGATGATCAACGCGGGCACCTACCTGATCCTGGCCTACGTGGCGGGAGCATCGATCGCGAACTTCTCGCTCGCGACCTACCTGGACATCCCCAAGATCGCCTCTGCCGGAGAACTCTCGGTCTACTGCGGGGCCGTCATCGGCGCTGGCATCGGGTTCCTCTGGTACAACACCTACCCAGCGCAGCTCTTCATGGGAGATGTCGGCGCGCTCGCCCTCGGTGGCGGGCTGGGCATGCTGGCCGTCTTCACGAAGAACGAGCTGCTCTCCATCTTTCTGGGCGGCGTCTTCTTCGTGGAGACCGTCAGCGTCATCACCCAGGTCGTGTCGTTCAAGCTGACCGGGCGACGCGTCTTCCTGATGGCACCCATCCATCACCACTACGAGAAGAAAGGGTGGGCCGAGCCGAAGATCATCGTGAGGTTCTGGATCATCTCCATCTTGCTCGCGCTCGTATCTCTGGCGTCGATGAAGCTTCGGTGA